Proteins encoded together in one Chrysemys picta bellii isolate R12L10 chromosome 22, ASM1138683v2, whole genome shotgun sequence window:
- the TMDD1 gene encoding transmembrane and death domain protein 1: MFQTVGIGLLLLVTCGSCEDTAADDIGVHMMGRISELLSPEECHEFYTQITGPEENMEKALERLSEAKNPIRSRHRRAIVSTEQCKDVLTQWLEVEGDAVYWDRLSRALRQIGRPDISQELGKNLNQDKNLELKRNVEEYHKGVEHLTSSLLLEEDEKYGETNQHIRAGRAGGKSRRASRSMQEGWGDIDLIIERKPLPPYNRSLFEWLNPVASGFIGGFLTSCVLMVLAIYSFLWTLNRDSLEPSHHNPGPRPERAAHSPLFEYDLNYSLILDEDLGDSLDGDASDDTSFEGEP, translated from the coding sequence ATGTTTCAGACCGTAGGAATCGGACTTCTCTTGCTGGTTACGTGTGGTTCATGTGAGGATACGGCAGCTGATGACATAGGAGTGCACATGATGGGCCGCATATCTGAGCTCCTTTCCCCGGAGGAATGTCATGAGTTCTACACTCAGATCACCGGCCCTGAGGAGAACATGGAGAAAGCGCTGGAGCGACTCTCCGAGGCGAAGAACCCAATCCGCTCCCGCCACCGGCGAGCCATCGTCAGCACAGAACAGTGCAAAGACGTCCTGACCCAGTGGCTCGAGGTGGAAGGAGATGCAGTATACTGGGACCGTCTCTCCCGAGCTCTCCGCCAGATTGGGCGCCCTGACATCTCCCAGGAGCTGGGCAAGAACTTGAATCAGGACAAGAACCTTGAGCTGAAGAGGAACGTGGAAGAATATCACAAGGGGGTGGAACATCTGACCTCCTCGCTCCTGCTGGAGGAGGATGAGAAATATGGCGAGACAAACCAGCACATCAGAGCTGGGCGAGCAGGTGGGAAATCCCGCAGGGCGAGCAGATCGATGCAGGAAGGCTGGGGTGACATCGACCTCATCATCGAAAGGAAACCACTCCCTCCGTACAACAGGAGCCTCTTTGAATGGCTCAATCCGGTGGCTTCTGGCTTCATCGGAGGGTTTTTAACCTCTTGCGTCCTCATGGTACTTGCTATTTACTCCTTCCTCTGGACCCTGAACCGAGACTCCCTGGAGCCTTCCCATCATAACCCAGGGCCCCGGCCTGAGCGTGCGGCTCACAGCCCCTTGTTCGAGTACGACCTCAACTATTCCTTGATTTTAGATGAAGACTTAGGGGACAGTTTGGATGGGGATGCTTCCGACGACACCAGCTTTGAAGGGGAGCCGTAA